One stretch of Pseudoalteromonas shioyasakiensis DNA includes these proteins:
- a CDS encoding sulfotransferase, giving the protein MSPINAIKSAKTLVATEPHKAKALLLDILKQHPEYHDGWALLAETHKMLQDHEQQQSALKQYEMIFWFNKQLETAKQQLNNHNPRQAEQITKQLLQLVPNEFRALQTLADIALKVGDSKAYLDISKHNLENNSQKQAVLENYCQALLNTKQFEELLTFYRTSIPSPTLFIESLIAIAHVKMMQFDKAKAIYNKLLEANYYAAHCHLRLGNIEKIKGDTELAITHYKQALQLDNRLGEAYWNLANLKTYTFNNRDIDSLVEQTQSAVQNLNSAQLYFALAKAYEQCHNYELSFKTLEKANKIQKALTPYKPSNFTFRCKKYLTQRSINNLTSNESLQLIFIVSLPRSGSTLVEQILASHPDVDASYELTEINAIARELESKKLSDVPYGLDKLTDKDKAHYADRYLKFIAPLRGKNNIFIDKQPVNFHHIALIKTLFPNAKILEVTRDKAATAWSLYKHSFSEGHAYSYDFTSLAEYINDYTDLMSHWHCLYPGEIFKVDYQNLVNDFSNTVSELLTYCDLEMHESCMSFYNHKRPIMTPSSEQVRQPIYKDALTEWSNYQVHLEPLLKLIK; this is encoded by the coding sequence ATGAGCCCAATTAATGCAATTAAAAGCGCAAAAACACTCGTTGCTACTGAACCACATAAGGCAAAAGCTTTGTTGCTAGACATACTCAAACAACACCCTGAATATCATGATGGCTGGGCATTACTCGCTGAAACTCACAAAATGCTGCAAGATCACGAACAACAGCAAAGTGCTTTAAAACAATATGAGATGATTTTTTGGTTTAACAAACAATTAGAAACGGCTAAACAACAGTTAAATAACCATAACCCTCGCCAAGCAGAGCAAATCACTAAGCAACTACTACAACTCGTGCCTAATGAGTTTAGAGCACTTCAAACGCTGGCTGATATCGCACTAAAGGTGGGAGATAGCAAAGCGTACTTGGACATATCAAAACATAACCTCGAGAACAACTCGCAAAAACAAGCAGTCCTAGAAAACTACTGCCAAGCCTTACTCAATACCAAGCAATTTGAAGAGTTACTCACATTTTATCGCACATCGATCCCCTCTCCTACTTTATTTATTGAGAGTTTAATTGCTATCGCTCATGTAAAAATGATGCAATTTGATAAAGCAAAGGCCATCTATAACAAGTTACTCGAAGCAAACTATTACGCAGCCCATTGCCACCTTCGACTTGGTAACATAGAAAAAATCAAAGGTGATACTGAACTTGCTATAACGCACTATAAACAAGCACTCCAACTAGATAACAGACTAGGTGAGGCCTATTGGAATTTAGCTAATTTAAAAACATATACATTTAATAATAGGGATATAGACAGTTTAGTAGAACAAACACAATCTGCTGTTCAAAACCTCAACAGTGCTCAACTTTACTTTGCTCTCGCCAAAGCCTATGAACAATGCCACAACTACGAACTCTCATTTAAGACATTAGAAAAAGCAAACAAAATTCAAAAAGCACTAACACCATACAAGCCAAGCAACTTTACTTTTCGTTGTAAAAAATATTTAACTCAAAGATCTATTAATAATCTTACATCTAATGAATCGCTACAGCTGATTTTTATCGTCAGCTTACCGCGAAGTGGCTCTACCTTAGTTGAGCAAATTTTAGCAAGTCACCCTGATGTTGATGCAAGTTACGAGCTCACAGAAATAAATGCAATCGCTCGAGAGTTAGAAAGTAAAAAACTCTCAGATGTTCCTTATGGCCTTGATAAGCTAACTGATAAAGATAAAGCACACTACGCTGATAGATACCTAAAATTTATTGCTCCTTTACGTGGAAAAAACAATATATTTATCGATAAGCAACCAGTGAACTTTCATCATATTGCGTTAATTAAAACGCTCTTCCCAAATGCGAAGATACTCGAAGTAACGAGAGATAAAGCCGCAACTGCGTGGAGTTTATACAAACACTCTTTCTCTGAGGGTCACGCCTATAGCTACGACTTTACATCTCTTGCAGAATATATAAATGATTACACTGATTTAATGTCGCACTGGCATTGCTTATATCCTGGCGAAATATTTAAAGTCGACTATCAAAATCTTGTTAATGATTTTTCCAACACCGTGAGTGAGTTACTAACTTACTGCGATTTAGAAATGCATGAAAGCTGCATGAGTTTTTATAATCACAAACGCCCAATTATGACACCAAGCTCAGAACAAGTAAGGCAACCCATTTACAAAGATGCATTAACAGAATGGTCTAATTATCAGGTTCATCTTGAACCTCTATTAAAGCTAATAAAATAA